The proteins below come from a single Fastidiosipila sanguinis genomic window:
- the codB gene encoding cytosine permease, producing the protein MKKENVNNLHSQESFSDSDAVSVQDSEYSQVKVPLNKRQGFWQLFFVMVGFTFFSPSMITGGQLGIGLNFRDFVLAVLIGNGFLAVYTGLLAHISQKSGYNLDLLAKKTFGSSGSILSSALVSFTQTGWFGVGVAMFVLPVAQLFGINKYLLILITGLLMTITAVLGIKALSIFGAIAVPLIAILGSYSSALSIGKVGGWSNIFSDNPAQPLTLTVAIGMVIANFVSGGTSTPNFTRFGKTSKQAVWATVIAFFFGNILMISFGAIGASVYNEADIFNVLILQGLMIPAILTLGFNIWSTNNNALYTAGLGVSNITKLPIKYSTAIMGVIGTVSAIILYENFTSFLTLLGTFIPPVGAVIITHYFLNKDDVTSDVFDKENKLNITALIAVVLGALAALLIPVGIAAINGLLISAVAYLILVKVMPKTAN; encoded by the coding sequence ATGAAAAAGGAAAATGTGAATAATTTGCACAGTCAGGAGAGTTTTTCTGATAGTGATGCAGTTAGTGTTCAAGACTCTGAGTATTCTCAAGTAAAAGTTCCATTAAATAAACGTCAAGGTTTTTGGCAATTGTTTTTTGTCATGGTTGGATTTACATTCTTTTCACCAAGCATGATTACCGGTGGACAGTTGGGAATCGGTTTAAATTTCAGAGATTTCGTCTTAGCAGTTTTAATAGGAAATGGATTTTTGGCCGTATATACAGGCCTTTTAGCGCATATAAGCCAAAAGAGTGGATATAATTTAGACCTCTTAGCAAAGAAAACTTTTGGAAGCAGTGGCTCAATTTTATCTTCAGCTCTCGTGTCTTTTACCCAGACAGGATGGTTTGGCGTAGGTGTAGCAATGTTTGTTTTGCCAGTAGCTCAGTTGTTTGGAATAAATAAATATTTACTAATCTTAATTACTGGATTACTTATGACTATAACAGCAGTTTTGGGTATAAAAGCATTAAGTATATTTGGTGCTATAGCGGTACCATTGATAGCAATTCTAGGTTCATATTCAAGTGCATTATCAATAGGAAAAGTAGGTGGATGGTCAAACATTTTCTCAGATAATCCAGCACAACCACTCACTTTAACAGTAGCAATAGGCATGGTAATAGCAAACTTCGTAAGTGGTGGTACAAGCACTCCTAATTTCACAAGATTTGGCAAAACTAGTAAACAAGCGGTATGGGCGACAGTAATCGCCTTTTTCTTTGGAAACATTTTGATGATTAGCTTCGGTGCAATTGGTGCATCAGTCTATAATGAAGCTGATATATTCAATGTTTTGATTCTTCAAGGATTAATGATTCCAGCAATCTTGACTTTAGGATTCAATATTTGGTCAACTAATAATAATGCTCTATACACTGCAGGTTTAGGAGTTTCAAACATTACTAAACTACCAATCAAATATAGTACTGCGATAATGGGTGTTATAGGAACTGTTTCAGCAATTATCCTGTATGAAAACTTTACCAGCTTCTTGACTCTTCTAGGTACATTTATACCACCTGTTGGTGCTGTAATAATTACTCATTATTTCTTGAACAAAGACGATGTAACTTCAGATGTTTTTGATAAAGAAAATAAATTAAATATCACAGCTCTTATAGCAGTTGTCCTAGGAGCTTTAGCCGCCCTATTAATACCAGTAGGTATAGCAGCGATAAACGGCTTATTAATCTCAGCAGTAGCATATTTGATACTAGTAAAAGTTATGCCAAAAACAGCTAATTAA
- the codA gene encoding cytosine deaminase produces the protein MLIKNVYIENSEELFDIRVEDGKFAEIAKGLEAKGEEEVLDLEGKLLLPPFVEPHVHLDSALTSGDPRFNSSGTLFEGIDIWSERKPRVTHEDAKQRALAAIRKQVSNGTQFVRSHVDVTDPNLTALKALIELRDEIKDDVVLQIVAFPQEGILSFPRGKELVEEALKLGADAVGAIPHYEFTREYSVESLNFIIDLALKYDRLVDVHCDEIDDPASRGLETLATRALESGLKGRVNASHTTAMHSYNNAYFSKLTKLLRLSEINFVCNPLVNTHLQGRIDTYPKRRGTTRVPELLANGNNVAFGHDDIQDPWYPMGDGNAMDVVRMGVHVTQMMGYEQLMDSYKMISTNGAKVLNVQDQYGIEVGKPANFIILNAKNWFEAMNLHAEVLYSYHNGKKVAETKPRSKSVLI, from the coding sequence ATGTTGATTAAAAATGTATATATCGAAAATAGTGAAGAACTATTTGATATAAGAGTAGAGGATGGCAAGTTTGCTGAGATAGCAAAAGGACTAGAAGCAAAAGGTGAGGAAGAAGTTCTAGACCTCGAAGGAAAGTTGCTTTTGCCACCATTCGTAGAACCACATGTTCACTTGGATAGTGCTTTAACATCAGGTGATCCAAGATTTAACTCATCAGGAACATTATTTGAAGGTATTGACATCTGGTCAGAGCGTAAACCTAGAGTAACTCATGAAGATGCTAAGCAAAGAGCTCTCGCAGCAATTCGCAAGCAAGTTTCTAACGGTACACAATTTGTACGTTCACACGTTGATGTTACAGATCCTAATCTAACAGCTCTCAAGGCTCTTATAGAGTTAAGAGATGAAATCAAAGATGATGTAGTCTTACAAATTGTAGCTTTCCCACAAGAAGGAATCTTGAGTTTCCCTAGAGGAAAAGAATTAGTTGAAGAAGCCCTAAAATTAGGAGCAGATGCAGTTGGTGCAATACCTCACTATGAATTTACTAGAGAATATAGCGTTGAATCCTTGAACTTCATTATCGACTTAGCTTTAAAATATGACAGATTAGTAGATGTTCACTGTGACGAGATTGACGATCCAGCATCCAGAGGTTTAGAAACATTGGCAACTCGTGCTTTAGAATCCGGATTGAAGGGTAGAGTAAACGCATCTCACACAACAGCAATGCACAGCTACAACAATGCGTATTTTAGCAAGTTGACTAAACTATTAAGATTATCTGAGATTAACTTCGTCTGTAACCCATTAGTAAATACTCACTTGCAAGGTAGAATTGATACCTATCCTAAACGCCGTGGTACAACTAGAGTTCCAGAGCTTCTAGCAAATGGAAATAACGTAGCTTTCGGTCATGATGATATTCAAGATCCATGGTACCCAATGGGAGATGGTAACGCTATGGACGTAGTTAGAATGGGTGTTCACGTAACACAAATGATGGGCTACGAACAACTAATGGATAGCTATAAGATGATTTCTACTAACGGTGCTAAAGTATTAAATGTTCAAGACCAATACGGAATTGAAGTTGGTAAACCTGCAAACTTTATTATCCTAAATGCTAAGAACTGGTTTGAAGCAATGAACCTTCATGCAGAAGTTTTATATAGCTATCACAATGGTAAAAAAGTTGCTGAAACTAAACCAAGATCAAAATCAGTTTTGATTTAA
- a CDS encoding NAD(P)-dependent oxidoreductase, whose product MSKIAWIGTGVMGKPMAGYLAKAGHELRLFNRTFVKAEKAVAEYGDSVNAKAFDNILEAIDDADYIFSIVGYPRDVESVLSGPNGVIQNAKKGAIVVDMTTSSPELAEKLYSEGKEHDVKVLDAPVSGGDSGARNGTLTVMVGGDEDAYLETKDLFELMGSTINYMGKAGNGQHTKAANQIAVAGATAAYTEALVYALKVGLDPEEMLRAVGGGSAASWQLQNMAPRALEHDFDPGFFVKHFIKDMKIAKSEIEKQGIELNMLNVVLQTFEDFAAKGHEDEGTQALIRNYLADDEIKKSDKSDK is encoded by the coding sequence ATGAGTAAAATTGCATGGATTGGAACTGGAGTCATGGGTAAACCAATGGCAGGCTATTTGGCAAAAGCAGGACATGAATTGAGATTATTTAATAGAACTTTTGTCAAGGCTGAGAAAGCTGTTGCAGAGTACGGTGATTCAGTAAATGCGAAGGCCTTTGATAATATTTTAGAGGCTATCGATGATGCAGATTATATATTCTCAATAGTTGGCTATCCTAGAGATGTGGAGAGTGTGCTATCTGGTCCTAATGGAGTAATCCAAAATGCGAAAAAAGGTGCAATCGTTGTAGATATGACTACCTCATCTCCAGAATTAGCAGAGAAATTGTATTCCGAGGGAAAAGAGCATGATGTAAAAGTCCTTGATGCACCAGTATCTGGAGGTGATAGCGGAGCTAGAAACGGGACTTTGACCGTAATGGTAGGTGGCGATGAGGATGCTTATCTTGAGACAAAAGATTTGTTCGAGCTTATGGGGTCCACTATTAACTACATGGGCAAAGCAGGTAACGGTCAGCACACCAAAGCTGCTAATCAGATAGCTGTCGCAGGTGCAACAGCTGCGTATACTGAGGCTCTAGTATATGCACTTAAAGTTGGTCTAGATCCTGAAGAAATGCTTAGGGCTGTTGGTGGTGGTTCTGCAGCAAGTTGGCAATTACAGAATATGGCACCTAGAGCTTTGGAACATGATTTTGACCCAGGATTTTTCGTTAAGCATTTTATCAAAGACATGAAGATTGCTAAGTCTGAAATAGAGAAACAAGGGATTGAACTGAATATGCTTAATGTTGTTTTGCAGACTTTTGAGGACTTTGCAGCCAAAGGACATGAAGATGAAGGTACACAAGCCTTGATTAGAAACTATTTGGCTGATGATGAGATCAAAAAATCTGATAAATCTGATAAGTAA
- a CDS encoding HAD-IC family P-type ATPase: MSARKRKIKKGKRKPKLNIPAPASDLEYGLSQEQVEAQIKAGNYNRASKQNFKSNIEIVRDNFLTYFNFVLFAIFVVLLIFKSYVNLLFIVVALINTTIGIVQEIRSRKQLREINFLNQSEATVLRSGKVQKVKNEEIVLNDILVLKAGDQLSVDARLLSGELKMNESQVTGESRDIKKIVDEELFSGTFVVTGSGKAIVEKVSSDTHVAKLEAEAKAAKEVKSTGMMRSLDVLIKVIGLLIIPVAGILFWNQYVRIGAPLKVSVESTAASIIGLIPSGLYLLTSIALTAATLRLAKKGVLVQDMNSIESLARVDVLCLDKTGTITDPEMKLRSVLDENGEPVSDEIESILITLVNSMGEDSNTMISLQEYYKEFSSFKSEQSKDNSDIAHSKKINNQAYKVKRILPFSSANKFSAVEVDQDNTQKTQKSLAYVIGAPEILIKDAESTFLHLTDELSNKGERVLALAKYEFEENSDEDIFAEDEAKLEGQLEILGLVCLNNPVRAEAVETFSYFANEGVAIKVISGDAVETVRAVAKEAKIQDADKAIDARSLDTEDKLKKAATKYTIFARVTPEQKRVLIEALQDDGKTVAMVGDGVNDVLALKKSDMGIAMASGVDAASQIADVVLADSDFSKMPEVLDESRQVINNIERTASLFLNKNMGILLITIFCILLGLLYPWQPIQISIVSGVMVGFPGFFLTMEKDTRKVSGKFLANVLYKAIPTAVLGLVMSIAAMELAKLFALPTDEISTIAFYVYAFSTYLMLYKACQPLTRRKEILLLCMGIMTIMSGTIFSKIFMLQILSLKSLILVVAIIAISVMLYIPLERFSMKIFNKYIDKSDR, from the coding sequence ATGAGCGCTAGGAAAAGAAAAATAAAAAAAGGAAAAAGAAAACCTAAATTAAATATACCTGCGCCTGCGTCCGACTTGGAATATGGATTAAGTCAAGAACAAGTAGAGGCCCAAATTAAAGCTGGGAATTATAATCGTGCCAGCAAACAAAACTTCAAATCAAATATTGAAATTGTTAGAGATAATTTTCTTACGTATTTTAACTTTGTGCTGTTTGCTATTTTTGTTGTCTTACTAATATTTAAGTCATACGTAAATCTGTTATTTATTGTAGTTGCCCTGATAAATACCACTATTGGTATAGTGCAAGAAATAAGGTCTAGGAAGCAATTGCGTGAAATTAATTTCTTGAATCAGTCAGAAGCTACAGTTTTACGATCCGGAAAAGTTCAGAAAGTTAAAAACGAAGAGATAGTTTTAAATGATATCTTGGTGTTAAAAGCCGGAGATCAGCTGTCTGTCGATGCACGCTTACTATCCGGTGAACTGAAAATGAATGAATCTCAGGTAACTGGGGAATCAAGAGATATCAAAAAAATTGTTGATGAAGAGCTTTTTTCAGGGACCTTTGTAGTGACAGGCTCAGGCAAAGCTATTGTAGAAAAAGTTAGCTCAGATACTCATGTAGCTAAGCTTGAAGCAGAAGCTAAAGCGGCAAAAGAAGTTAAATCTACTGGCATGATGCGCTCTTTAGATGTATTAATCAAAGTTATAGGTTTATTAATAATCCCTGTAGCAGGAATACTATTCTGGAATCAGTATGTACGTATTGGCGCTCCATTGAAAGTCAGTGTTGAAAGCACAGCAGCATCAATTATTGGCCTAATTCCTTCAGGACTTTATTTACTTACTAGCATTGCTTTAACTGCTGCAACCCTGCGTTTAGCAAAAAAAGGCGTATTAGTTCAAGATATGAACAGTATTGAGTCTTTGGCCAGGGTTGATGTTTTATGCTTGGACAAAACAGGAACGATAACTGATCCTGAAATGAAACTACGCTCCGTGCTAGATGAGAATGGCGAACCGGTCAGTGACGAAATAGAAAGTATTTTAATAACTTTAGTCAATAGTATGGGCGAAGATAGCAACACTATGATTAGCCTACAGGAATATTATAAAGAGTTTTCGAGTTTTAAATCTGAACAGAGTAAAGACAATTCAGACATAGCTCACAGTAAGAAAATAAATAATCAAGCTTATAAAGTTAAGAGAATATTGCCTTTTAGCTCTGCTAATAAATTCTCAGCAGTGGAAGTAGATCAAGATAACACGCAAAAAACACAAAAGTCTTTGGCATATGTGATCGGAGCGCCAGAGATTCTGATTAAGGATGCAGAGAGTACATTTTTACATTTAACAGATGAGCTTTCTAACAAAGGCGAAAGAGTTTTAGCCCTGGCTAAATATGAGTTTGAGGAAAATTCAGATGAAGACATTTTTGCAGAAGATGAAGCTAAATTAGAAGGCCAACTAGAGATATTAGGCTTGGTATGCTTGAACAACCCAGTAAGAGCTGAAGCTGTAGAGACATTCAGTTATTTTGCTAACGAAGGTGTGGCTATTAAAGTTATCTCTGGTGATGCTGTAGAAACTGTTAGAGCAGTTGCCAAAGAAGCAAAAATCCAAGACGCCGATAAAGCGATTGATGCTAGATCTTTAGATACCGAAGATAAGCTTAAAAAAGCTGCCACAAAGTACACAATTTTTGCGAGAGTAACACCAGAGCAAAAAAGAGTTTTAATTGAAGCTTTACAAGATGATGGCAAAACAGTAGCCATGGTTGGCGATGGTGTTAACGATGTATTAGCGCTGAAAAAATCTGATATGGGTATTGCAATGGCCTCAGGTGTTGATGCTGCAAGTCAAATAGCGGATGTAGTTTTGGCAGACTCGGATTTCTCTAAGATGCCTGAAGTCTTGGATGAAAGTAGACAGGTTATAAACAATATTGAGAGAACGGCATCTTTATTCCTAAATAAAAATATGGGTATTTTGCTAATTACCATATTCTGTATATTATTAGGTCTTTTATATCCATGGCAACCAATACAAATCTCTATTGTTTCAGGAGTTATGGTAGGGTTCCCAGGATTTTTCTTAACTATGGAGAAAGATACTAGAAAAGTTAGTGGTAAGTTCCTCGCTAATGTTCTGTATAAAGCTATACCTACAGCTGTTTTGGGACTCGTTATGAGTATAGCTGCAATGGAGTTGGCTAAACTCTTTGCTCTACCAACAGATGAAATTTCAACAATTGCCTTCTATGTATATGCATTCTCAACTTATTTAATGCTATATAAGGCCTGCCAACCTCTGACTCGTAGAAAAGAAATTCTCCTATTATGTATGGGAATTATGACTATCATGTCGGGTACTATTTTCTCAAAAATATTTATGTTGCAAATCCTAAGTCTAAAGAGTTTGATTTTGGTAGTTGCTATAATTGCTATTAGTGTTATGTTGTATATCCCGCTGGAGAGATTCAGTATGAAGATTTTTAATAAATATATAGATAAAAGTGATAGATAA
- a CDS encoding potassium/proton antiporter: MGFFLVAIVLVLAIFAINFSRRTGLPSLLLFLVLGLVANNFISFDNYYIADKFSTLALVIIMFYGGFGTSWKMGKPVVKQAAVLSSLGTAATALITGAFAYYVLKFPILESFLLGSIVGSTDYASVANALSSQNLNLKYRTGSILELESGSNDPFAYTLTMIFLSLILGTEISIPIMIIMQISLGLILGFAFAWLVSKLFEIINLAKDGLAIVFMSAMALLAYSFTVLVGGNGFLAVYIFGITIGNKQFLGKRDIVFFFDGLSELMNIGLFFILGLLATPEKILATLPIAIVIMLFMTFVSRPVSVFGLMLPFKLKFNQLLTLSWAGLRGAAAIAFAIMAVNSGANFSIDIYHIVFGICLVSSLIQGSLMSPVAKWTKMVDPSDTKYTSFNAHSDKGRISFLKTVIEPGSTLIGQQVKDLNMNFDYIVAKIERNGETVIPRGNVEFKEGDVVVIGGAEYFDEYGQDLIEFTLSENHPYSNHKLRDLNLSENKLILTIARNDVLIPAEGDTMLLPGDRVLLLFDDEAHIHYEDEPENQDQEHVELRVKEAEEAATLEQAALEEDISGEADIKLLEENVEDKGNHE, translated from the coding sequence ATGGGATTTTTTTTAGTAGCAATAGTATTAGTTTTAGCTATATTTGCAATTAACTTTTCAAGAAGGACAGGTTTACCTTCTTTATTACTTTTCTTAGTTTTAGGTTTAGTTGCAAATAATTTTATAAGTTTTGATAATTACTATATAGCGGATAAGTTTTCCACTTTAGCATTAGTTATTATTATGTTTTATGGTGGATTTGGTACTAGCTGGAAGATGGGTAAACCAGTGGTTAAACAGGCTGCAGTTCTATCCAGTTTAGGTACAGCTGCAACCGCATTAATAACAGGTGCTTTTGCTTACTATGTTTTAAAATTCCCTATATTAGAAAGTTTCTTATTGGGCTCTATTGTAGGTTCTACAGACTATGCTTCAGTTGCAAACGCACTAAGTTCACAAAACTTAAATCTTAAATATAGAACAGGTTCTATACTTGAGCTCGAGAGTGGTTCCAACGACCCCTTTGCATATACATTAACTATGATTTTCTTGTCACTGATTTTAGGAACAGAAATTTCAATTCCTATAATGATAATTATGCAAATTTCACTCGGTCTGATTTTAGGTTTTGCCTTTGCCTGGCTAGTCTCTAAATTGTTTGAAATTATCAACTTGGCCAAAGATGGTTTAGCTATAGTATTTATGTCAGCGATGGCACTATTAGCATATTCATTTACCGTTCTAGTTGGTGGTAATGGCTTCTTAGCTGTTTACATATTTGGTATTACTATAGGTAATAAGCAATTCCTGGGCAAAAGAGATATCGTATTCTTCTTTGACGGTTTATCTGAACTTATGAATATTGGCTTATTCTTTATCTTAGGTCTTTTAGCAACTCCTGAGAAAATTTTGGCGACTTTACCTATAGCTATTGTAATTATGTTGTTTATGACATTTGTAAGTCGTCCAGTTTCTGTATTTGGTTTAATGCTTCCATTTAAGCTTAAATTTAATCAGTTGCTAACTTTATCTTGGGCAGGCTTAAGAGGTGCAGCGGCGATTGCCTTTGCTATTATGGCAGTAAACAGTGGAGCTAACTTTAGTATAGATATTTATCACATTGTGTTTGGAATTTGTTTAGTCTCCTCTCTAATACAAGGTTCATTGATGAGTCCAGTTGCTAAATGGACAAAAATGGTTGATCCTTCGGATACGAAATACACTTCATTTAATGCTCACTCTGATAAAGGTCGAATTAGTTTCTTAAAAACAGTAATAGAACCAGGTAGTACTTTAATTGGTCAGCAAGTTAAAGATCTTAATATGAACTTCGACTATATTGTTGCCAAAATAGAGCGAAATGGTGAGACTGTTATTCCTAGAGGTAATGTTGAGTTCAAAGAAGGCGACGTAGTCGTTATTGGTGGTGCTGAATACTTTGATGAGTATGGTCAAGATTTAATTGAGTTTACTTTAAGCGAAAACCATCCATATTCTAACCATAAACTAAGAGATTTGAATCTAAGTGAGAATAAATTAATTCTAACCATTGCTAGAAATGATGTCTTGATTCCAGCAGAAGGTGACACAATGTTATTACCTGGAGATAGAGTCTTATTGCTCTTTGATGATGAAGCTCACATCCATTACGAAGATGAACCAGAGAACCAAGATCAAGAACATGTTGAGCTTAGGGTTAAAGAAGCGGAAGAAGCTGCTACACTTGAGCAAGCTGCTCTTGAAGAAGATATTTCAGGAGAAGCTGATATCAAATTATTAGAAGAAAATGTTGAGGATAAGGGCAACCATGAATAA